The proteins below are encoded in one region of Brassica napus cultivar Da-Ae chromosome A6, Da-Ae, whole genome shotgun sequence:
- the LOC106351766 gene encoding 11-beta-hydroxysteroid dehydrogenase-like 3 has protein sequence MDMLNTILNLFLPPLTIIFLFLFYPYYLLIKFVVCLYKHLCLENVSGKVTLITGASSGIGEHVAYEYAKKGAYLALVDRLEDRLEMVAETSRKLGSSNVIIIPGDVANVDDCKKFINETIHHFGKLDHLINNAGVFQTVLFEDLTQVQDANHIMDINFWGTTYITYFAIPHLRKSNGKIIVNTSNSANIPLPLSSVYSASKAALLRFFETLRVELSPDIKIIIILPGFIATNMTSPHFIEKYGSDFILSESVKKCAKAIFRGIARGETYIEEPSWTKWIVLVKNLCPEFVEYSLKYLFYRYLKPSYFKSE, from the exons ATGGATATGCTTAACACCATTCTCAATCTTTTTCTCCCTCCTCTTACCATaatctttctcttcctcttttACCCATACTATCTTTTGATCAAGTTTGTAGTTTGTCTTTATAAGCATCTTTGCTTGGAAAACGTATCTGGGAAAGTAACTCTAATTACCGGAGCTTCTTCCGGCATCGGAGAG CACGTCGCATACGAGTATGCAAAGAAAGGAGCATATTTGGCTCTCGTTGATCGACTAGAGGATCGTCTAGAGATGGTAGCTGAAACATCACGGAAATTAGGATCTAGTAATGTCATTATCATACCTGGTGATGTTGCTAATGTTGATGACTGCAAGAAGTTCATCAACGAGACGATTCACCATTTCGGAAAAC TGGACCACCTGATCAACAATGCTGGTGTATTTCAGACTGTTCTTTTCGAGGATTTAACCCAAGTTCAAGACGCTAATCATATAATG GATATCAACTTTTGGGGCACAACATACATCACTTACTTTGCAATTCCTCATCTTCGAAAGAGCAATGGAAAAATCATTGTGAATACTTCTAATTCAGCAAATATACCTTTGCCATTGTCAAGCGTCTATTCA GCAAGTAAAGCAGCCTTATTAAGATTCTTTGAGACATTGAGAGTTGAACTAAGTCCggatatcaaaataataattattttacccGGATTTATAGCAACAAATATGACCAGTCCTCACTTCATTGAAAAG taCGGTTCAGATTTTATCCTGTCGGAATCAGTAAAAAAATGTGCAAAAGCAATCTTTAGAGGTATTGCTAGAGGAGAGACATACATAGAAGAGCCATCTTGGACGAAATGGATAGTTTTAGTGAAAAATTTATGTCCTGAATTCGTTGAATACTcactcaaatatttattttatcgttATCTCAAACCTTCTTATTTCAAAAGCGAATGA